In candidate division WOR-3 bacterium, one DNA window encodes the following:
- a CDS encoding glycyl radical protein, whose product MNERIAKLRDKSLNIKPYVSAERACLITEFYEKGNAERVSIPVARALAFEYILRHKKIFIDDGELIVGERGPAPRATPTYPEICIHSLDDLDILDSREKVAFRVSKRTRDIYEERIIPFWRGRSIREHIFQETDKDWQQAYAAGVFTEFMEQRAPGHTVLDDKIYRYGFLDFKVRIREGILALDFYNDAEAFDKREELRAMSVAIDALMEFAHRHAWRLGQLSKKTRSLARRKELKEMAGMCDWVPGHAPRTFWEALQYYWFVHLGVITEFNTWDSFNPGRLDQHLYPFYKRDIASGILTKERARELLQAFWIKFNNQPAPPKVGVTAQESNTYTDFCLINLGGLKPDGSNGVNELSYLILDVIEEMRILQPSSMLQVSHKSPDKFLERALKIVRTGFGQPSIFNADEIVQELLRQGKSVVDARNGGASGCVETGAFGKESYILTGYFNLVKILEITLNNGKDPLTGKKLGLHTGDPVRFKTFDGLFSAYRKQLDHFIDIKIKANLIIERIYAKYMPAVFLSTVIDDCIAEGKDYHNGGARYNTSYIQGVGLGSITDSLTAIKFHVFDKKDISMRRLLTALRNDFKGFDLVRGKLWDDTPKYGNDDDYADSIMKRVFDIFFESVDGRPNTKGGHFRINLLPTTVHVYFGSKVGATPDGRRACTPLSEGISPVQGTDKNGPTSVIKSAAKIDHIRTGGTLLNQKFTPQLLADAEGLKNLAALIRAYFSMNGHHIQFNVVTTETLKKAQKDPEKYRDLIVRVAGYSDYFVDLGKDLQDEIIRRTEHGR is encoded by the coding sequence GTGAATGAGAGAATAGCGAAGCTCAGGGATAAGAGTCTGAACATCAAACCGTATGTGTCGGCTGAGCGCGCCTGCCTGATCACTGAATTTTATGAGAAGGGTAATGCGGAACGGGTTTCAATACCGGTTGCGAGGGCGCTTGCTTTTGAGTATATACTGAGGCATAAGAAAATATTCATTGACGACGGTGAACTCATCGTAGGTGAGAGGGGTCCTGCGCCGCGCGCGACACCTACATACCCAGAGATATGCATTCACAGTCTTGATGATCTTGATATTCTGGATTCACGGGAAAAAGTCGCATTCCGCGTCAGTAAGCGCACGCGGGATATCTATGAGGAGCGCATAATTCCGTTTTGGCGAGGTCGTTCAATACGGGAACATATTTTTCAAGAGACCGATAAAGACTGGCAGCAAGCTTACGCGGCAGGAGTTTTTACGGAATTTATGGAGCAGCGAGCTCCTGGTCACACGGTTCTCGACGACAAGATATACAGGTATGGGTTCTTGGATTTCAAGGTCAGAATCCGGGAAGGAATTCTTGCACTGGATTTCTATAATGATGCCGAGGCATTTGACAAACGTGAAGAACTCAGAGCGATGTCCGTTGCTATTGATGCTTTGATGGAGTTTGCACACCGCCATGCATGGAGGCTCGGGCAGTTAAGCAAAAAGACCAGATCGCTGGCCCGAAGGAAGGAGCTGAAGGAAATGGCAGGGATGTGTGACTGGGTACCGGGTCATGCGCCGCGTACTTTTTGGGAAGCGCTGCAGTACTACTGGTTCGTTCACCTTGGAGTGATCACCGAATTCAATACCTGGGATTCGTTCAACCCGGGAAGGTTAGACCAACATCTGTATCCTTTCTACAAGAGAGATATTGCGTCCGGGATACTGACCAAAGAACGGGCACGTGAGTTGCTCCAGGCATTCTGGATCAAATTCAATAATCAGCCCGCCCCGCCCAAGGTTGGTGTGACGGCGCAAGAAAGCAATACCTATACTGATTTCTGCTTGATCAATTTGGGAGGTTTGAAACCAGACGGGTCCAACGGTGTGAACGAGCTGTCATATCTAATCCTTGATGTTATTGAAGAAATGCGAATATTGCAGCCGAGTTCCATGTTACAGGTGAGCCACAAGAGTCCAGACAAGTTTTTGGAACGGGCACTCAAGATAGTCAGAACCGGATTCGGGCAACCGTCGATTTTCAATGCTGATGAGATAGTTCAGGAATTACTCAGGCAGGGGAAATCGGTCGTTGACGCGCGTAATGGCGGCGCAAGCGGGTGTGTAGAGACCGGCGCTTTTGGCAAGGAGAGTTATATTCTAACTGGTTACTTCAACCTCGTCAAAATTCTTGAGATCACGCTCAATAATGGTAAAGACCCGTTGACCGGCAAAAAACTTGGATTGCACACTGGCGATCCAGTACGGTTCAAAACGTTTGATGGGTTATTCTCGGCGTACAGAAAGCAGCTGGATCATTTCATTGATATCAAGATAAAGGCTAATCTTATCATCGAGCGTATATACGCGAAGTACATGCCAGCCGTATTCTTGTCGACAGTGATCGACGATTGTATTGCCGAAGGTAAAGACTACCATAATGGCGGTGCTCGCTATAATACTTCTTATATTCAAGGTGTAGGACTGGGAAGCATCACTGATTCACTGACCGCGATCAAGTTCCATGTGTTCGACAAGAAAGATATCAGCATGCGCAGGTTGTTGACTGCACTGCGTAATGATTTCAAGGGTTTTGATTTGGTTCGTGGAAAATTATGGGATGATACTCCCAAATACGGAAATGACGATGACTATGCAGATTCGATCATGAAACGGGTTTTCGATATCTTCTTCGAGTCGGTCGATGGCAGGCCCAATACGAAAGGTGGACATTTCAGGATCAATCTTTTACCAACGACCGTACATGTTTATTTCGGGAGCAAGGTCGGTGCAACACCCGATGGCCGCAGAGCGTGCACCCCGCTTTCCGAGGGTATTTCTCCGGTGCAGGGTACGGATAAGAACGGGCCCACATCGGTCATCAAATCCGCGGCGAAAATCGACCATATCCGAACCGGCGGAACGCTGCTCAACCAGAAATTCACACCGCAATTACTCGCAGACGCGGAGGGATTGAAAAACCTTGCAGCGTTGATACGTGCTTATTTCAGTATGAACGGTCATCATATTCAATTCAATGTCGTCACCACCGAGACGCTGAAGAAAGCTCAAAAAGATCCGGAGAAGTATCGTGATCTCATCGTTAGGGTGGCGGGATATAGTGACTATTTTGTCGATTTAGGCAAAGACCTTCAGGATGAAATAATCCGGCGGACCGAGCACGGACGGTAA
- a CDS encoding glycyl-radical enzyme activating protein has translation MPRGNRSVGIVFDIIKYAIHDGPGIRTTVFLKGCPLTCLWCQNPESQKKEPEIVNDVQGRKYSSIFFAKDKNTIGHEVTVEQVMSEVKKDAIFYEHSGGGVTFSGGEPLMQPDFLLCLLRECKKQGIHTVVDTSGQAPWSTFKHIIRYTDLFLYDLKLMDDSEHKKHTGVGTELILKNLQKLAMGGAPIVIRFPLIPGITDKPDNVRAIGSFLRDLKHVDTLHILPYNYLCKDKYRRMGKKYSLKDLAPPSNNALRAIGKRFKDYGLQIRIRGME, from the coding sequence ATGCCGCGCGGGAACCGTTCTGTCGGAATCGTCTTCGATATCATCAAATACGCAATACACGACGGACCAGGCATCAGGACGACCGTTTTCCTGAAAGGCTGTCCACTCACGTGTTTGTGGTGCCAGAACCCGGAGAGTCAGAAAAAAGAGCCCGAAATAGTCAACGATGTGCAGGGGCGTAAATATTCAAGCATTTTCTTTGCCAAAGACAAGAATACCATCGGACATGAAGTCACGGTTGAACAGGTCATGTCCGAGGTAAAGAAGGATGCGATTTTCTACGAACATTCAGGAGGCGGTGTGACTTTTTCAGGCGGTGAGCCTCTCATGCAGCCGGATTTTCTGCTCTGCCTTCTGAGGGAATGCAAGAAACAAGGTATACATACGGTAGTAGACACATCAGGGCAGGCACCCTGGTCGACATTCAAGCACATCATTAGATATACTGATCTTTTCCTCTACGACCTCAAGCTGATGGACGATAGTGAACACAAAAAACATACCGGCGTGGGTACTGAGTTGATTCTCAAAAACCTCCAGAAACTCGCCATGGGAGGCGCGCCAATTGTGATTCGCTTTCCATTGATTCCGGGCATCACCGACAAACCTGATAACGTGCGGGCCATCGGTTCATTTTTGAGGGATTTAAAGCATGTTGATACTTTACATATATTGCCGTATAATTATCTCTGCAAGGACAAATATAGAAGAATGGGAAAAAAATATTCACTTAAAGATTTAGCGCCACCATCGAACAATGCTCTGCGTGCAATTGGCAAGAGATTCAAGGATTATGGTTTACAGATCAGGATAAGGGGTATGGAGTGA
- a CDS encoding rhodanese-like domain-containing protein: protein MKLAAIMLAILVLPALMTAQCTGKCDESCLKNAADTFVKSVPNNEMFLMSIETLAEMVDGGQTDYVILDIRPPQHYAAGHIEGAINIPLPMLVEKMQSAPTDKKVAVVCSLDTNSAFGVAVLRMHGRNAWIVEGGVYAWEGLDRKLVK, encoded by the coding sequence ATGAAATTAGCAGCAATTATGTTGGCGATTCTTGTCTTGCCAGCACTTATGACTGCCCAGTGTACGGGCAAATGCGACGAATCGTGCTTGAAAAACGCGGCCGACACGTTCGTGAAATCCGTTCCCAATAACGAAATGTTCTTGATGTCAATCGAAACACTTGCTGAAATGGTTGACGGCGGTCAGACCGACTACGTTATCCTGGACATCAGACCGCCGCAGCACTACGCGGCCGGTCATATTGAAGGCGCAATTAACATACCTCTCCCTATGCTTGTCGAGAAAATGCAATCTGCCCCAACTGACAAAAAGGTCGCGGTAGTATGTTCACTGGATACTAATTCCGCTTTCGGTGTTGCGGTCCTCCGTATGCACGGACGCAATGCGTGGATAGTTGAAGGTGGCGTATACGCCTGGGAAGGATTGGATCGCAAGTTAGTTAAGTAA
- a CDS encoding DUF2769 domain-containing protein: MTRRDFIKSPATGTVAFFAGLIDFGCGMKETPKEKTTQSEMTEEQKREYVLANCICGKCPSWEECGEKGGFCLIGKSTCIKEKKGCICPDCPVTAKMGLKYGYYCIEGSAKSLMEAEAKTG, encoded by the coding sequence ATGACAAGGAGAGATTTTATCAAATCCCCGGCAACTGGCACTGTAGCTTTTTTCGCTGGACTAATAGATTTTGGTTGCGGCATGAAAGAGACCCCAAAAGAAAAGACAACACAATCCGAAATGACCGAAGAACAGAAACGTGAATATGTACTTGCCAATTGTATCTGCGGCAAGTGTCCGAGTTGGGAAGAATGCGGAGAAAAGGGAGGATTCTGCCTTATAGGCAAGAGTACCTGCATCAAGGAGAAAAAAGGTTGCATCTGTCCTGACTGTCCCGTTACAGCAAAGATGGGATTGAAGTACGGATACTATTGCATTGAAGGAAGTGCAAAATCGCTGATGGAAGCAGAAGCTAAGACAGGCTGA